The region GATGAACGAGCGGGCCGGGGCGCTGGGGTCCAAGGTCACCGAGCAGTCGGCGCAGCTGGACGCGGCGAGCCTGGCGAAGTTGCCGGCGGCGGCGCGGGAGGCGTACCAGTACGCGGTGTCTTCCGGAACGCACTCCGCGTTCCTGCTGGGTGCGGTGGTGTCGTTGGGGGCGCTGGTGGCCGCGGTGTTCGTGAAGGAGGTTCCGCTTCGGGGGGCCGGGGCGGGGGCGTCTGCGCCGGAGGGTTCGGACGAGGGTGCGGTGAACGACTCGGCGCCGAAGCCGACCGTCGCCGAGACCGTCTGACGTCGCCCGACCCGACAGCACCTGACCCGACCTCGCCCGATCCAACCCCGCTTGATTCGAAGACCCCCGGAGTGTCCGCCCCGGGGGTCTTCTCCTGTACGCACCTGGCGCCACCCGAGCCTTCTCGCCCCCGCCGCCCCTACCCGTCCCATCCCTGGGGGCTGCGCCCCCAGACCCCCGCTATCGGCCTGAACGGCCTCGTCCTCAAACGCCGGACGGGCTGAAGGGAGCGGGCCGGGGTGGGTGGGGTGGATGTGCGGTGGGTGGGGTATCGGCCTTCGGCCTTGTCCTCAAGTGCCGGACGGGCTGAGCGACGCGGGTCGGGGTGGGTGGGGTGTCGCCCTTCGGCCTCGTCCTCAAGTCCGGACGGGCTGAGTGATGCGGGTTGGTGTTCGGCCTTGTGTTCGCGGCACCGGGTGAGGCGAGGTTTTTAGGGGCGCGGGGAACTGCGCGCCCAGCCCCCGCCGGCCCGCAGCCGAACGAATCGGGGGAACGGGTCGAGCCGGGCCCGGCCGACGGTGACAACTCCCGCGACAACTACGGCAACAGCAACCGGTACTCGCTCACCGGCATCAGGTCGGCAGCATCGGATAGCTGCCGGTGTTCGTCGGCGCATGTTCCGGCAGCCACAGCACCGCGACCGCACCCTCCGCAGGCACGTGCTCCGGGGCTCCCGCGGGCCGGACGTTGCGGAAGGTCAGCCGGGCACCGAGCACCCGGGCCTGACCGGCCGCGATGGTGAGGCCGAGGCCATGACCGTGGCCCGAGCGATCGCTGCTGCCGGTGCGGAACCGGCTGGGGCCCTCGGCGAGAAGCTCCTCGGGGAAGCCGGGACCGTGGTCCCGGACCCGGATGACCCGGCCCTCGACCGAGACCTCGATCGGCGGCTTGCCGTGCCGTGCCGCGTTGGCCAGCAGATTGAACAGCACGCGCTCCAGGCGACGCGGATCCGTCGTGACCTCCGACTCGTGGATCACGCGTACGTCGACGTCCGCGTCCTTGGCGGCCACCCGCCGCGACACGAACTCGCCGAGCAGGATGTCCTGGAGTTCGGCCCGCTCGGAGGCGCCGTCCAGCCGCGCCACCTCGAGGACGTCCTCGACGAGGGTCCGCATCGCCTGGGCCCGGTCGCGGACGAGTTCCGTGGGGCGGCCGGGGGGAAGGAGCTCCGCCGCCGTCAGCAGGCCGGTCACCGGCGTGCGCAGTTCGTGGGCGATGTCGGCGGTCACCCGGCGCTCGGCCTCGATGCGTTGCTGGAGCGCGTCCGCCATCGCGTCCACCGCGCGCGCGAGGTCGTCGGTCTCGTCCCGTACGACCCCGCCGATCGCTTCCCGTACCCGTACGTCGGTCTCACCCTTGGCGACCTGGTTCGCCGCGGCCGCGGCCTTGCGCAGCCGGCGCGAGAGCTGGCCGCCGATCAGCACGCCGAGCGCGCTGCCGCCGAAGACGACCGCGATCGAGCCGATGATCAGCGCCTGGTCGAGGTCCTTCATGACGTCGGTGTTGCGGTCCGTGAAACCGGTGTGGAGCGAGAGGACGCGGCCGTCCTTGAGGGGTACGGCCGCCCAGATGTCCGGGACCCCGTTCGGACGGTCGGCCACAAAGGTGGCCCGCCGGCCCTGCATGACCTTCGCCAGCAGGTCCTTCGGGATGGCCGGGTCGTCGACCTTGACCCCGAAGGCCTGGGTCCGCCCGGACTCGTACATGCGCTCGGCGACCGTGATGCGCTCGTCCGCCAGGTCGCGCGAGTTGTCCAGCATCGACACGCGCGCCGCGTTGTGCACGACGAGGCTGAGCGCGACCGCGACCAGCGCGCCGACCATGGCGATCGCCGCGCTGAGCTTCCACCGGATACCCGTGCGAATGCCGGAGTTCCCGGCGGCGGCCGCCATGCGCATGCCCACAGGCGCGCCGCGACGGGCAGCCGGGCCCCGGCCGACGGGCGTGCCGCGACGAACGGGTGCGCCCCGGCCGACGGGTGTGCCCCGGCCGTCGGCAGGTGTGTTCCAGCCGGTCCGACTGCTCCCGGTCACCGGACCGCTCCCGATCACCGGACTCCTCCCTGTCACCGAGCCGTGCCCGTCGGCCGAGCCGTACCCGTTGACAGGCCCGTGCCCGTCGGACGGGCCGTACCCATTGACCGGCCCGCGCCCGCCACCCCCGCCACCCCCGCCGGCCGGTCTGTTGCGGCCGGCCGGGCCGTCGCCGCCCGCCGGAGTCCGGCGCCGAAATATCCCCCGCATACCCCTGCTCAGGCCTTCAACTTGTAGCCGAAGCCACGGACCGTCTCGATCCGGTCCTGGCCGATCTTCGTCCGCAGCCGCTGTACGTGGACGTCGACGACACGGGTGTCCCCACCCCAGCCGTAGTCCCACACGCGTTCGAGCAGCTTGTCGCGGCTCAGCACCGTACCCGGCGCGGAGGAGAACTCCAGCAGCAGTCGCATCTCGGTGGGCGTCAGGGCCACCGGCGTACCACTCCTGAGCACCTCCATGCCCTCGGTGTCGATCTCCAGGTCACCGAAGGAGAGCACCCCGCCGTCGACGGACGAGGCCTCTTCGGGGGTTCCGTTCGGACCGCTCGCGTGTCCGAAACGGCGCAGCACGGCGCGGATCCGGGCCACCAGCACGGCCCCGTCGAAGGGCTTGGTCACATAGTCGTCGGCGCCCGCCTCCAGGCCCAGCACGACGTCGATCGAGTCGGCACGCGCGGACAGCATGATCACGGGGACGGTCGACTCGTCACGGATGCGGCGGCACAGCGAGACACCGTCGAGTCCGGGGACCATCACGTCCAGCAGGGCGATGTCGGGACGGTCGGCGCGAAACGCCTCCAGGCCCGACAGCCCGTCGGGCATGGCCGTCACCGCGAAGCCGTCGCGCTCGAGAGCGAGCTGCGTGGCCTCGCGGATGACGTCGTCGTCCTCGACGAACAGGACGTGGGTCTGTTCTGCCATCCGGCTGCTCCGTCTGCGCTCAGTTCGCGGGAGCGGGCGTGTCGACGCCGCCCACCGCGTTGCTGTAGTCGTTGTGCGTCCGGGACCTCTCGGTGAAGCGGGTCGCGGTCCACCCGTAGGTGATCACTTCTTCGCTGGAGGGGTATTCCACCGGATCGCCCTTCTTGTACAACTGCTGGGTGATCACCAGGTCGCCCCGGTCTATCTCCGCGTAGACCGGCGGCTCCTCGGTTTTGAAGACATTCTCGTACCTGCCGCTTTCCTCGCGGTAGACGTACGAGCCGATCCCCACGGCATCCCCGCAGGTCATGACGTTGACCACGACGTCGTCGGTGGTTCCTCCGGTCAGATCCCCGTACGACACGTCGACCGGGTACTCGTCGGCGACGCACGGTTTCGTCAGGGCGCTCTTGACCGACTCGCTGACCTCCGGGTCGTCCTTGACGAGCTTGACCGCGTCCACGCGCTTGGGCGTCCTGGACGGGGGGGCGGAGGCCGCGGGGCTCGGGGCCGCCCCCTTCGCCACCGCCTCACTGCTCGCCGGGCCCTCGTCGCGGGCGCCCGTGCCACCCGTGGCGCAGGCGGTCAGGAAAAGGCCGATGGCGGCGAGCGCGGCCGTCACCGCGCTCCCCGCCTTCAGGACCTGCCTGGCCCGAGTTCCTAGGCCGCGCAACGCTCCCGCTCCTCACGTTCGAGCGCGCGTGCGTCCAGGTCGCGGCTCTCCAGCTCCTCGCGGAGCCGGGCGAGCGCCCGGTGCAGCGTGCTCTTGACCGTTCCGGCCGACATGCCGAGGGCGGCGGCCGTCTCCTCCGTGGACATCTGCTCCCAGTGTCGCAGTACCACGACGCTGCGTTGCTTGGGAGCGAGAACCTTCATGATGTCCATAAGAAGCGCCCGGTCGGCGTGCTGCTCGGTCGAGTCGTCGACGCAGGCGTCAGGGAGCTGCTCGGTGGGCACCTCTTCGAGTTTCCGCGCCCGCCACCACTCGGTCCGCGTATTGATCATCACGCGGCGCAGGTAGGCGTCCGCGAGCCGCTTGTCCGCGATGCCGTCCCAGCGGCCGTACGTCCGTACGAGCGCCGTCTGCAGGAGGTCCTGGGCGTCGACGGGGTCGGGGACCAGGCGACGGGCACTGCGCAGCAGCGCGTCCTGCCGAGTGCGGACGTACTCCTCGAATTCGAGCACCTCGCCGTGCGCCATGATCAACCGCCTCCATCCCCGTTTCCGACGTGCCTGGCTCGCGCCTGCTGCCGGTTGTCCGTTTCCTGTGTCCCGCTGTCGTTCTGCTGGGTGCGCGGTACGGAAATGAAGCTACGGAGGCGTTGTCACGGGGTTGTCCGAGGCAGCCTTCGGTGAGCGCTCGGCTGTACGTCGGTTGTGTAACGGATGTATGAGGTGGGTAAGGCGGTGTGGTTACAAGTCCCGGTTGGGGTGGTTTTGCGGGTGTGACCGGTGTCCTGGGGGCGGTGACTAGGTCAAGGGCAGCCGATACAAACCACCCGGGAGCGGCTCCACGAGTCCGTCGGCGACGAGTCCGTCGAGGGCGCGGGCCCGCTGCACGGGCTCGTCCCACACGCGATCGAGTACGGACTGCGGGACCGGGCCCTCGACGGCCTCCCTCAGTACGGCGAGGAGTTTGCCGCGCACCTGGCGGTCCGTGCCCGCGTACGTCTGGCCGCGCCGTGGCGGGCCGTCGTGCGCCGGCTTGCCCGCCAGCCGCCAGGCGCACTGCGTGGCGATCGGGCAGCGGTGGCAGGCCTCGTTCTTCGCCGTGCAGATGAGCGCGCCGAGCTCCATGGAGGCGGCGGCCCAGTGGGAGGCGGTGCCCTCGTTCTCGGGCAGGAGGGCACGGGCGAGCTTGCGCTCGGCGGCGGTGGTGGCGTTCGGCGGGTACTGCACGCCGCTGACGGCCCGTGCGAACACCCTCCGGACGTTCGTGTCCAGCACGGCATGCCGCTGCCCGTACGCGAACGAGGCGACGGCGGCGGCCGTGTACTCCCCGATACCGGGCAGCGCGAGCAGCTGAGCGTGCTCCGTGGGTACGTCGCCGCCGTGCCGTTCCGTTATGGCGACCGCGGCGCCGTGCAGCCGGAGCGCACGGCGGGGGTAGCCGAGCCGGCCCCAGGCGCGGACGGCTTCGCCCGGAGCCTCCTTGGCCAGGTCGGCGGGGCGGGGCCAGCGGGCGACCCACTGCTCGTACACGGGCAGGACACGGCTCACCGGGGTCTGCTGCAACATGAACTCACTGACCATCACGCCCCAGGGCCCGGCGTCGGGGCGGCGCCAGGGGAGGTCGCGGGCGTGCTCGTCGAACCAGGTGATCACCGGCTCGTGCAGGGTCTTGCCGGGGGCGTCGGGCTGGGGGCTGGGTGTGGGCATGGTGGGTGCAGTCATGGCGGTTCCGATCCTGCCATGCGGGGGTGGGACTACGCGGTTTCCTCCGAAGGCGCGGAGGAGTGGCTTTTCGCCCCGGTCCCACACGGGCTCCTTCGCCCGTGGGGCGGTGGGGGCTGGTCGCGCCCACGCGGCGGAGCCGCGCAATGTCACAGCCCCACGCACTTGAAGGGGCGCTCCGGTCGGCCGGAGGGCCGTGCGCGGCAGCCCCCTGGAGGACGGGAAGGGGTGGTGTGGGGGCAACTCGGCCGGTGTGCCGGAATGATGATCAGGAAAAGTTGGCGCTCAGGGCGGCGGGTGGGGCGAGCGCCGGCGTGGATCTCTCGTACAGTTTGCGCCGTGGGATCTATGCGCAATCCGGTCGGGCCACTTCCCTCCACCATCTACTGGCGTCGGAGGGCCGTTCTGCTGTCCCTGGTAGCGCTGTTGGCGCTGCTGATCGCCTGGGTGGTCAGCAGCGGCGGCGGGGGCGGCAAGAAGAACGCGGACGGGTCCAACGGGAAGAACCCCGTGCACACGATCACGCCGGGCCCCTCCGGTTCCGGACCCGCGATCAGCCAACACCCGGGCGGCCGCGACGAGTCCAGCCCCGGTACGAGTGCCGGCACGGCAAGCGGCAGCAGTGGCGGCAGCAGTGACAGTGGCAGCGGTAGCGGCAGTGGGGACGGGTCCGGCGGGACCGGCAGCGCGGACGGCGGTGGCTCGGACGGCGGTTCCAGCGGTGGCACCAGCTCCGGGGATCAGGTCCCGGCCGGCTCCACCCTCCCCAACTGCACCGCGAACGCCGTCAAGTTGACCCTGCGCAGCGTGCACAACACGTACGCCCCCGGCGACAAGCCCTCGATCGAGCTGATCGCGAAGAACTCCTCCGCCAATGACTGCAAGGTCGATCTCGGCCCGAAGAGCGCGGTCCTGACGATCACTCAGGCCGGCGGCGACAAGAGCTTCTGGTCTTCGAGCGACTGTCCCAAGGACGCGGCCAGTCTCTTCTTCCGCGTTCCGGCCGGCGACCAGGTGACCTACACGGTCGACTGGGACCGCACGGCGAGCGCCGCCCAGTGCGCCACGCCTCCGGCGGGTTCGGCGACCGCGGGCACCTATCTGGTGGAGGCGAAGGCGCCGGGCCTGGCGAAGGCGACGACGTCGTTCGTGCTGTCCCAGGACTGAGCCCGGGGGCGGGAGCCCTCGGAGGGGCGGCCATGGAGCCCCCGAGGTCCCAGGCGCGCGATCGCGCCCGCACGGCCCGCACGCACCCTTGAAACGTACCCGGCCCCGTAAGTAGTAGCGCGTAAGACACAGTGCGTAAGGCACAGCGCGTACGACGGAGTGCGTACGACGGAGCGGGTCAGACGCAGTGCGTCAGACGTAGCGCTCCAGGATCGACGACTCCGCCAGCCGCGACAGTCCCTCACGGACGCTGCGGGCCCGCGCCTCGCCCACCCCGTCGACCGCCTGAAGCTCGTCGACGCTCGCGGCGAGGAGCTTCTGCAGACCACCGAAGTGCTCCACGAGGCGGTCGATGATCGCGCCGGGCAGACGCGGGACCTTGGCGAGGAGGCGGAAGCCGCGCGGGGAGACCGCGGAGTCGAGCGCTTCGGGGGAGCCGGTGTAGCCCAAGGCTCTTGCCACCGTGGGCAGTTCGAGCAGCTCGGAGTGGGGCAGGGCGTTCAGGTCGGAGAGGGCCTCGTCGACCGTGCGGGAACGCTTCGCGGTCGGCTCCGGCACATAGTCCCGGACCACCAGCTCCCGCTCGGGCTCCACGCCCGCGATCAACTCGTCCAGCTGGAGGGCGAGCAGACGCCCGTCCGTGCCCAACTCCACCACGTACTCGGCGATTTCCGTGGCGATGCGCCGCACCATCTCCAGACGCTGCGCCACCGCCGACACGTCCCGGACGGTGACGAGGTCCTCGATCTCCAGGGCGGAGAGCGTGCCCGCGACCTCGTCGAGGCGGAGCTTGTAGCGCTCCAAGGTCGCGAGGGCCTGGTTGGCGCGGGAGAGGATCGCGGCGGAGTCCTCCAGGACGCGGCGCTGACCGTCGACGTACAGCGCGATCAGACGCATCGACTGGGAGACCGAGACGACGGGGAAGCCGACCTGCTTGCTCACCCGGTCCGCCGTGCGGTGCCGGGTGCCGGTCTCCTCCGTCGGGATCGTCGGGTCGGGCACGAGCTGGACGCCCGCCCGCAGGATCTTGGTGATGTCCTTGTCGACGACGATGCCGCCGTCGAGCTTGCACAGCTCGCGCAACCGGGTCGCCGTGAAGTCGACGTCCAGGACGAAGCCGCCCGTGCACATCGACTCGACGGTCTTGTCCCAGCCGAGCACGATGAGTCCGCCGGTGTTTCCGCGGAGGATCCGCTCGAGCCCGTCGCGCAGGGCCGTGCCAGGTGCCACGGCGCTCAGTGAGGCGCGCATCAGGCCATCGGCACCGGAGCTCCCACCGGACTTTCCGGGAGCTGCTGCCCGGTCGTTGGCTGCCACTGCACTCCTCCGGTCGCGGGTTTCCGGTCGCCCAAGATTCGTCCAGAGTTCGTACGGACGGGCAAGACCAGGGCAAAGTCTACCGGCGCTGCTCCTCGTCCCGTGGGGCCTCTCTGTGACGGGAGCGTGGAAGGACCCGCAGCGCCTCGCCCATGTCGGCGACTTCCAGGACCTTCATACCGGCGGGGATCTTGCCCGGATCGCCGGGAACGAGGGCGTGCGTGAAGCCCAGACGGTGGGCTTCGGCGAGCCTCCGCTGCACTCCC is a window of Streptomyces sp. NBC_00271 DNA encoding:
- the cseC gene encoding two-component system sensor histidine kinase CseC, encoding MRMAAAAGNSGIRTGIRWKLSAAIAMVGALVAVALSLVVHNAARVSMLDNSRDLADERITVAERMYESGRTQAFGVKVDDPAIPKDLLAKVMQGRRATFVADRPNGVPDIWAAVPLKDGRVLSLHTGFTDRNTDVMKDLDQALIIGSIAVVFGGSALGVLIGGQLSRRLRKAAAAANQVAKGETDVRVREAIGGVVRDETDDLARAVDAMADALQQRIEAERRVTADIAHELRTPVTGLLTAAELLPPGRPTELVRDRAQAMRTLVEDVLEVARLDGASERAELQDILLGEFVSRRVAAKDADVDVRVIHESEVTTDPRRLERVLFNLLANAARHGKPPIEVSVEGRVIRVRDHGPGFPEELLAEGPSRFRTGSSDRSGHGHGLGLTIAAGQARVLGARLTFRNVRPAGAPEHVPAEGAVAVLWLPEHAPTNTGSYPMLPT
- the cseB gene encoding two-component system response regulator CseB, with translation MAEQTHVLFVEDDDVIREATQLALERDGFAVTAMPDGLSGLEAFRADRPDIALLDVMVPGLDGVSLCRRIRDESTVPVIMLSARADSIDVVLGLEAGADDYVTKPFDGAVLVARIRAVLRRFGHASGPNGTPEEASSVDGGVLSFGDLEIDTEGMEVLRSGTPVALTPTEMRLLLEFSSAPGTVLSRDKLLERVWDYGWGGDTRVVDVHVQRLRTKIGQDRIETVRGFGYKLKA
- a CDS encoding SigE family RNA polymerase sigma factor, coding for MAHGEVLEFEEYVRTRQDALLRSARRLVPDPVDAQDLLQTALVRTYGRWDGIADKRLADAYLRRVMINTRTEWWRARKLEEVPTEQLPDACVDDSTEQHADRALLMDIMKVLAPKQRSVVVLRHWEQMSTEETAAALGMSAGTVKSTLHRALARLREELESRDLDARALEREERERCAA
- a CDS encoding A/G-specific adenine glycosylase, translating into MTAPTMPTPSPQPDAPGKTLHEPVITWFDEHARDLPWRRPDAGPWGVMVSEFMLQQTPVSRVLPVYEQWVARWPRPADLAKEAPGEAVRAWGRLGYPRRALRLHGAAVAITERHGGDVPTEHAQLLALPGIGEYTAAAVASFAYGQRHAVLDTNVRRVFARAVSGVQYPPNATTAAERKLARALLPENEGTASHWAAASMELGALICTAKNEACHRCPIATQCAWRLAGKPAHDGPPRRGQTYAGTDRQVRGKLLAVLREAVEGPVPQSVLDRVWDEPVQRARALDGLVADGLVEPLPGGLYRLPLT
- the disA gene encoding DNA integrity scanning diadenylate cyclase DisA, translating into MAANDRAAAPGKSGGSSGADGLMRASLSAVAPGTALRDGLERILRGNTGGLIVLGWDKTVESMCTGGFVLDVDFTATRLRELCKLDGGIVVDKDITKILRAGVQLVPDPTIPTEETGTRHRTADRVSKQVGFPVVSVSQSMRLIALYVDGQRRVLEDSAAILSRANQALATLERYKLRLDEVAGTLSALEIEDLVTVRDVSAVAQRLEMVRRIATEIAEYVVELGTDGRLLALQLDELIAGVEPERELVVRDYVPEPTAKRSRTVDEALSDLNALPHSELLELPTVARALGYTGSPEALDSAVSPRGFRLLAKVPRLPGAIIDRLVEHFGGLQKLLAASVDELQAVDGVGEARARSVREGLSRLAESSILERYV